A part of Scylla paramamosain isolate STU-SP2022 chromosome 24, ASM3559412v1, whole genome shotgun sequence genomic DNA contains:
- the LOC135112700 gene encoding uncharacterized protein LOC135112700, which produces MATAVTKDGSVVYLPQEDKCGRKGRSYSLFSPSNSFSLLKPNGQQHAAARAATCGAAVCVRAAAARRSHHRCLFMSAWCSSPPAHYPMMPTDQRLLARHASSFWCQAQWTHMNGSYNAYVSSETPPASLTRSTHHMLYSTTLEDDVKEYWGFHLLKGSTVTISTCASTDGAQLMILRGVNNLHRCAWIGEEDSAEEREAPVGQTDHVVKDATETSPFFDKAISGEEPLLPEEARRRSNEVNLQGDDPDAGIPEAPTSEERQGELEHLLRKAIRMSKNKKEILRLLHMLHRSDDHPLPRHLQRRLGIISEDDEDTLKPQNSRDTPDRSYEKMPPPRRLRRETKELSTAVDFDGALEVFDEENGEADRKTHTAGTSQNPAESIIGGQVFFPEGLRVERGKFNQTNKNDGSNEEHVSSYSSSEEALASCEGVIMTLPLAAYRACSFRWTNQNKVVYDIPITGTYYFVFSSDNEIASNNLFFNLTLQRVTYDTKSAVRLCTNATECSLPLSFWSDDQTLVEVPEEKSWSNTYVLDTVCRPRVPLFLAFILAAPLLILLCAFH; this is translated from the exons ATGGCCACGGCAGTCACTAAGGATGGCTCGGTGGTGTACCTTCCCCAGGAGGACAAATGTGGGAGAAAGGGACGCTCCTACAGCCTCTTCTCGCCCAGTAATTCATTCAGTCTCCTCAAGCCAA ATGGCCAGCAACACGCTGCTGCGCGGGCCGCGACGTGTGGTGCGGCTGTGTGTGTTCGCGCTGCTGCTGCCCGCCGGTCTCATCACCGTTGCCTCTTTATGTCCGCCTGGTGCTCTTCCCCCCCAGCCCACTACCCCATGATGCCCACAGACCAGCGCCTCCTTGCCCgccacgcctcctccttctggtgCCAG GCCCAGTGGACGCACATGAACGGCTCCTACAATGCCTACGTTAGCAGCGAGACGCCGCCCGCCTCCCTCACCCGCTCCACCCACCACATGCTGTACTCCACCACGCTGGAGGACGACGTCAAGGAGTACTGGGGCTTTCACCTCCTCAAAGGCTCCACGGTCACCATCTCCACCTGCGCCAG CACGGATGGCGCGCAACTGATGATCCTGCGAGGCGTGAACAACCTTCACCGCTGCGCCTGGATAGGTGAGGAGGACTCCGCcgaggaaagggaggcgccgGTGGGACAGACGGACCATGTCGTGAAGGACGCCACGGAGACTTCTCCTTTTTTCGATAAGGCGATAAGTGGTGAGGAGCCGCTACTGCCGGAGGAAGCCAGGAGAAGATCTAACGAAGTGAACCTTCAGGGTGATGACCCTGACGCGGGCATACCTGAGGCGCCCACCTCGGAGGAGCGACAGGGCGAGCTGGAGCATCTGCTGCGGAAGGCCATCAGGATgagcaaaaacaaaaaggagatCCTGCGGCTGCTGCACATGCTGCATCGCTCTGATGACCACCCGCTGCCGCGACACCTGCAGCGCAGGCTGGGTATCATCTCAGAGGACGACGAGGACACCCTGAAGCCCCAAAACTCACGTGACACTCCAGACAGGAGTTACGAGAAGATGCCGCCTCCGAGGAGACTGCGACGAGAGACAAAGGAACTTTCAACCGCCGTCGACTTTGACGGAGCTTTGGAAGTCTTCGACGAAGAGAACGGCGAGGCGGACAGGAAGACACACACGGCGGGAACGAGCCAGAACCCCGCGGAGAGCATAATCGGGGGCCAGGTGTTCTTCCCCGAGGGCTTGAGGGTGGAGCGGGGAAAGTTTAACCAGACCAACAAGAACGACGGGTCCAACGAGGAGCACGTGTCCTCCTACTCCAGTAGTGAGGAGGCGCTGGCCAGCTGTGAGGGCGTCATCATGACGCTGCCCCTTGCGGCATACCGCGCCTGCAGCTTCCGCTGGACCAACCAAAACAAAGTGGTATACGACATCCCCATCACTGGCACCTACTACTTCGTGTTCTCCAGCGACAACGAGATCGCTTCCAACAACCTGTTCTTCAACCTGACACTGCAGCGCGTCACCTACGACACCAAGTCTGCGGTGCGGCTGTGCACCAACGCCACCGAGTGTTCCCTGCCGCTTTCCTTCTGGTCTGACGACCAGACTCTGGTGGAGGTGCCCGAGGAGAAGTCTTGGAGCAACACCTACGTGCTGGACACCGTGTGCCGCCCCCGCGTGCCGCTTTTCCTCGCCTTCATCCTGGCGGCGCCGCTCCTCATCCTACTTTGTGCCTTCCACTAG